A window of Rhizobium acidisoli contains these coding sequences:
- a CDS encoding flagellar hook-length control protein FliK has protein sequence MMDMSVSGGAAGADPAAAAKSARPMGKDDAAGQKSGFSDALAKASNGAVNDDADDAQPDQGVFADAGAEKMARTIRSRNGVKPLIDLGDAALKAQAEVQPETIANVVAAKPVKAAVKMPADLAFGKLDAKDSSAEEVVQAAKGGKHAKADALETDTDTDSEDDDGGISDVLGLLKRDPADGAVALSAAAGVHHASAQADDVKPADKKIEGIDAKAGGHASDALAAVSGNVDSGKADEVKVPGSENAEAADGRTFRISRADGRGVSMDVHLGTDQAGSQDGSKKADVENVSVLESRRYIGLMQNSNSAAVTAALSGDSEWARAMEPSSALSNAAEWTSTGKVVNTLKIQMNPLDLGMVTATMRLSGDALNVDLKVETGAAYRQMKEDHGKILEALRSQGYAVDNVTISMAPVERSDASSQAGSQGQASQQQSLAQQGQGGEARERHNQTAQRAGGGFNGAGETGIEDVSAGRSGGTGGVYL, from the coding sequence ATGATGGATATGAGCGTCTCGGGCGGAGCCGCCGGTGCGGATCCCGCCGCGGCTGCGAAATCTGCACGGCCGATGGGCAAAGACGATGCCGCCGGTCAGAAGAGCGGCTTCTCCGATGCGCTTGCCAAGGCAAGCAACGGTGCCGTCAATGACGACGCCGACGATGCGCAGCCGGATCAGGGCGTGTTTGCCGACGCCGGCGCCGAGAAAATGGCGCGGACAATCCGCAGCCGCAATGGCGTAAAGCCGTTGATCGACCTTGGCGACGCCGCTTTGAAGGCACAGGCTGAAGTGCAGCCGGAAACCATCGCCAATGTCGTCGCGGCAAAGCCTGTAAAGGCTGCAGTCAAGATGCCCGCGGATCTTGCCTTCGGCAAGCTCGACGCGAAGGACAGCTCGGCCGAGGAGGTCGTTCAGGCGGCCAAAGGCGGCAAACATGCCAAAGCCGACGCGTTGGAAACCGATACGGACACGGACAGCGAGGATGACGACGGCGGCATTTCCGATGTGCTCGGTCTGCTGAAGCGGGATCCTGCCGACGGCGCGGTCGCTCTGTCGGCGGCAGCAGGCGTCCATCACGCGTCTGCCCAAGCCGATGACGTCAAGCCGGCCGACAAGAAGATCGAGGGTATCGACGCCAAGGCAGGCGGCCATGCGTCCGACGCCCTAGCGGCGGTCAGCGGCAACGTCGACAGCGGCAAGGCGGATGAGGTCAAGGTACCCGGATCGGAGAATGCCGAAGCCGCCGACGGCAGGACGTTCAGGATCAGCCGCGCCGATGGCCGTGGCGTGTCGATGGACGTCCATCTCGGCACGGATCAGGCCGGTTCTCAGGATGGCTCGAAGAAAGCCGATGTCGAAAACGTTTCGGTTCTCGAATCGCGCCGCTATATCGGCCTGATGCAGAACTCGAATTCGGCCGCCGTCACGGCCGCTCTCTCCGGCGATTCCGAATGGGCGCGCGCCATGGAACCGAGCTCGGCGCTCTCCAACGCGGCGGAATGGACAAGCACCGGCAAGGTGGTCAATACGCTGAAGATCCAGATGAACCCGCTCGATCTCGGCATGGTGACGGCGACCATGCGCCTGTCCGGCGACGCCCTGAATGTCGACCTCAAGGTCGAAACCGGCGCGGCCTATCGTCAGATGAAGGAAGATCACGGCAAGATTCTCGAAGCTCTGCGCAGCCAGGGCTACGCCGTCGACAACGTCACCATCAGCATGGCGCCGGTCGAGCGTAGCGACGCCAGCAGCCAGGCAGGCAGCCAAGGCCAAGCCTCCCAACAGCAGTCGCTCGCCCAGCAAGGGCAGGGCGGCGAGGCGCGCGAGCGTCACAATCAGACGGCACAGCGGGCGGGCGGAGGCTTCAATGGTGCAGGCGAGACCGGTATTGAAGACGTTTCTGCTGGCCGCAGCGGCGGCACTGGCGGCGTTTACCTCTGA
- a CDS encoding lytic transglycosylase domain-containing protein: MKTFLLAAAAALAAFTSEAKASTGACEREIQSAAAKYGIPEGILYSVGLTETGRKGSLYPYAMNVEGKAIFPPSEQDAMRQFDVARSSGAKLIDIGCMQINHYYHGENFGSAEDMFDPHRNVEYAAKFLRNLHDRHETWTMAVARYHAGPNNDPAQKQYVCRVIANLVATGYGKWTPNASNFCRN, from the coding sequence TTGAAGACGTTTCTGCTGGCCGCAGCGGCGGCACTGGCGGCGTTTACCTCTGAGGCGAAAGCCTCCACCGGCGCCTGTGAGCGTGAGATCCAGTCGGCAGCTGCCAAATACGGCATCCCGGAAGGCATCCTCTATTCGGTCGGCCTGACGGAGACCGGCCGCAAGGGCTCGCTCTATCCCTATGCGATGAACGTCGAAGGCAAGGCGATCTTTCCGCCCTCCGAACAGGACGCGATGCGGCAGTTCGACGTCGCCCGCAGCAGCGGCGCCAAGCTCATCGACATCGGCTGCATGCAGATCAACCACTACTACCATGGCGAAAATTTCGGCTCGGCCGAGGATATGTTCGACCCGCATCGCAACGTCGAGTATGCGGCAAAATTCCTCCGCAACCTGCATGACCGTCACGAGACATGGACGATGGCGGTAGCCAGATACCACGCAGGCCCCAACAACGACCCCGCGCAGAAGCAATATGTTTGCCGCGTCATCGCTAATCTGGTCGCCACCGGCTACGGCAAGTGGACTCCCAATGCGAGTAACTTTTGCCGAAATTGA